The following are from one region of the Paenalkalicoccus suaedae genome:
- a CDS encoding protoglobin domain-containing protein, giving the protein MQQSAYELIGDKKLDELVNRFYDHVSSHSELAPIFPSDFTETKRKQRQFLTQFFGGPSLYTEEHGHPMLRARHMPFKINKKRADAWLSCMAQALVEVDIEEPLRAYMFERFTLTAKHMINSSDSSASGGIDHDN; this is encoded by the coding sequence ATGCAACAATCCGCCTACGAGTTAATTGGCGATAAGAAGCTTGATGAACTGGTTAATCGGTTTTATGATCACGTATCCAGTCACTCTGAATTAGCACCCATTTTTCCGTCTGATTTTACAGAGACGAAGAGAAAGCAACGGCAGTTTTTAACTCAGTTTTTTGGCGGCCCATCACTTTACACAGAAGAGCACGGTCATCCAATGCTCCGTGCAAGGCACATGCCTTTTAAAATTAATAAAAAACGAGCAGATGCATGGCTATCTTGCATGGCACAAGCACTTGTAGAGGTCGATATAGAAGAGCCTCTTCGAGCCTATATGTTTGAACGATTCACATTAACAGCTAAGCACATGATTAATTCAAGTGATTCATCGGCATCAGGGGGGATCGATCATGACAACTAA
- a CDS encoding ClpXP adapter SpxH family protein — translation MTTKEKQQGTFICEDEGVCCPTEPASLYEDNKKKALVEVYVFIDPLCPECWALEPTLKKLQIEYANFISIKTFLGNEMRALNTPCGSQYESIVKEMAKSFNETACRTGMPCDGDVWHENALTTPYTAIMAIKAAELQGKAIGSKYLRRVREALFVHKENIASEDVLIRCASRVNGMDVEEFTKDLQSETACTALKSDIQTAKEMDVDSLPTMVFFSEDVDEPGLKVQGRYDYDVYVKVIEEMAGRKLDKCPPLPLPQFVAFYSVVATKEISVVYDLSIEEANKEMRKLKLQQKVEEIQTKHGSIWRAIG, via the coding sequence ATGACAACTAAGGAAAAACAGCAAGGGACATTTATTTGCGAGGACGAGGGAGTTTGCTGCCCAACAGAACCAGCATCTCTATATGAAGACAATAAAAAGAAAGCATTGGTCGAAGTGTATGTATTTATCGATCCACTTTGTCCTGAATGCTGGGCACTTGAGCCAACTCTAAAAAAACTTCAGATTGAATATGCTAATTTTATTTCAATAAAGACGTTTTTAGGAAATGAAATGCGCGCGTTAAACACACCTTGTGGTAGTCAATACGAATCTATCGTAAAAGAAATGGCTAAATCATTTAATGAAACAGCTTGTCGCACTGGTATGCCCTGCGACGGTGATGTTTGGCATGAAAATGCCTTAACTACGCCTTACACCGCTATTATGGCTATCAAGGCTGCTGAGCTTCAAGGTAAAGCAATTGGGTCCAAGTATTTAAGGCGTGTTCGAGAGGCCTTATTTGTCCACAAAGAAAATATTGCCAGTGAAGACGTTCTTATCCGATGTGCGTCAAGAGTAAATGGCATGGACGTAGAAGAATTTACGAAAGATCTACAGTCTGAAACTGCTTGCACAGCGTTAAAATCAGATATCCAAACCGCGAAAGAAATGGATGTTGATTCTTTACCGACAATGGTCTTCTTTAGCGAAGACGTTGATGAACCAGGACTTAAAGTTCAGGGCAGGTATGATTATGACGTGTATGTAAAAGTAATAGAAGAAATGGCTGGGAGAAAGCTTGATAAGTGTCCACCCTTGCCTTTACCTCAATTCGTAGCTTTTTATTCCGTTGTAGCAACTAAAGAAATTTCTGTTGTCTATGATCTTTCTATAGAAGAAGCGAATAAAGAAATGAGAAAACTAAAGCTCCAACAAAAAGTGGAAGAAATCCAAACAAAGCACGGATCCATTTGGAGAGCAATAGGTTAG
- the pepF gene encoding oligoendopeptidase F, which yields MAATKTLPKRNEVSIEDKWDLEDIFKTDEDWEKLFEEVKAQLPELKQVEGTLGNSGKALYKALTLEDEISQKLGKLYAYAHMRYDEDTTNSFYQGLNDRARQLISQVSQAGSFLTPELLSIPEETVQSFINETSELQVYSHMLERLNKKRPHVLSLEEEALMAKVSEVTDASGNTFSMLNNADMKFPTIKDENGEDVEVTHGRYSVFLHSDDRRVRREAFEAVYNTYGSFKNTLASTLSGNVKKNIFNSKARNYESARSAALSNNHIPEVVYDQLVDTINEHLPLLHRYVELRKKALGVDELHMYDLYTPMIKDVKYEVSYAEAKEKMISGLGALGEEYQSIVKEGLDNRWVDVHENVGKRSGAFSSGTYDTKPYILMNWQDDINNLFTLAHEFGHSVHSYYTRETQPYPYANYSIFVAEVASTTNEALLNNYLQEKETDKEKKLYLLNNFLEGFRATVFRQTMFAEFEHKIHVLAEEGKPLTAETLSDTYYDLNKKYFGDGLVIDKAIALEWARIPHFYMNFYVYQYATGYSAATTLAKQILEEGDEAIDRYVSFLKAGNSEYPIDVLKKAGVDMTSKEPIEQAMKVFEEALDEMEALLFPK from the coding sequence ATGGCGGCAACGAAAACATTACCAAAACGTAACGAGGTTTCAATAGAAGATAAGTGGGACTTAGAAGACATTTTTAAGACAGATGAAGACTGGGAGAAGCTTTTTGAAGAAGTAAAGGCTCAGCTTCCGGAATTAAAACAGGTAGAAGGAACATTAGGTAACTCAGGTAAAGCACTATATAAGGCGCTGACGCTAGAGGATGAAATTTCTCAAAAGCTTGGGAAGCTCTATGCGTATGCTCACATGAGATATGATGAGGATACAACAAATTCGTTTTATCAAGGATTGAATGACCGTGCAAGACAGTTAATCTCACAGGTGAGTCAAGCAGGATCGTTCCTCACGCCAGAGTTACTATCTATACCAGAAGAAACAGTCCAGAGCTTTATAAATGAGACGAGCGAACTACAGGTCTATTCGCACATGTTAGAGCGTCTTAATAAGAAGAGACCACACGTGCTCTCACTTGAAGAAGAAGCGCTAATGGCAAAAGTGAGCGAAGTGACGGATGCATCTGGGAATACATTTAGCATGTTAAACAACGCCGATATGAAATTCCCAACGATCAAGGATGAAAATGGGGAAGACGTAGAGGTCACTCACGGTCGCTATAGTGTGTTTTTACATAGTGATGATAGACGAGTTAGACGTGAAGCGTTTGAGGCGGTTTATAATACGTACGGCTCGTTTAAAAACACACTAGCAAGCACGTTATCAGGCAATGTGAAGAAAAATATCTTTAACTCTAAAGCTCGTAATTATGAGTCTGCCAGAAGTGCTGCATTAAGCAACAACCATATTCCAGAGGTTGTATACGATCAGCTTGTAGACACGATTAACGAGCACCTTCCTCTACTACATCGCTATGTAGAGCTTCGTAAAAAAGCACTAGGGGTAGATGAGCTTCATATGTATGATTTATATACTCCTATGATTAAGGATGTTAAATACGAAGTGTCTTACGCGGAAGCGAAAGAAAAGATGATTAGTGGCCTAGGAGCACTAGGAGAAGAATATCAGTCTATTGTTAAAGAAGGGCTTGATAATCGTTGGGTAGACGTACATGAGAATGTTGGAAAGCGCAGTGGTGCTTTTTCTTCTGGTACGTATGATACAAAGCCATATATCTTGATGAACTGGCAGGATGATATTAATAATTTATTTACTCTTGCGCATGAATTTGGACATTCGGTCCACAGCTATTATACGCGTGAGACACAACCCTACCCTTATGCAAATTATTCGATTTTTGTGGCTGAGGTAGCATCTACAACGAACGAAGCATTATTAAACAATTATCTTCAAGAAAAAGAGACAGACAAAGAGAAAAAATTATATTTATTAAATAATTTCTTAGAAGGCTTCCGCGCAACTGTGTTTAGACAAACGATGTTTGCAGAATTTGAGCATAAGATTCATGTGCTTGCTGAAGAGGGTAAACCACTTACTGCTGAAACATTAAGTGATACGTATTATGACTTAAATAAGAAATACTTTGGAGACGGGCTAGTCATTGATAAAGCGATCGCGTTAGAGTGGGCGAGAATTCCTCATTTCTATATGAATTTCTATGTATACCAGTATGCAACAGGATACAGTGCAGCAACTACGCTTGCTAAGCAAATTCTTGAAGAAGGGGACGAAGCTATTGATCGATATGTTTCTTTCCTTAAAGCTGGTAACTCTGAATATCCGATTGATGTTCTGAAAAAAGCTGGTGTTGATATGACATCAAAAGAACCAATTGAACAAGCGATGAAAGTATTTGAAGAAGCACTAGACGAAATGGAAGCTCTTTTGTTTCCAAAATAA
- a CDS encoding competence protein CoiA has product MFIAYDSDRKLHSIWRQSLVDVGHLKAKRFTCIYCGKDMQLRTGEKRAPHFAHITTCVRRPYSESYEHITAKELLSYWLVLHGFKPELEKRIGEHRADVFVEIDNIPYVLEIQKSHITEKEFLERHLFYEQYGYKVKWFGIRIKGTSKTSIRSLTIREALMIDPLAGFTSLAIDVTNQELLIDHHFTSMQPQKMIHLSTAFSLDSSPRQFFDKAVLEKPDALYFLVIKKEWLRLVRSKRKLIHTRLNKLEKILLRTYQSLHKNLNFFPAICHLPILHQADLLIRPELWQSFIVIHVINKKPIGAHVNVSQVSLALESVISADCVLPISVSWHDRLFYLINEYLQAISYFGVVKKVNANTYKITCHVTVNKPIDTLINDDDYVMSAYQKYFETKNN; this is encoded by the coding sequence GTGTTTATAGCGTATGATTCAGACCGAAAGCTACATTCTATTTGGAGGCAGAGTCTAGTCGATGTAGGTCACCTTAAAGCAAAGCGGTTTACCTGTATTTATTGTGGGAAAGATATGCAGTTAAGAACTGGAGAAAAACGTGCTCCTCATTTTGCCCATATTACGACTTGTGTTAGGCGTCCTTACAGTGAGTCGTATGAGCATATAACTGCTAAAGAACTCTTGTCCTATTGGTTAGTCTTACATGGCTTTAAACCGGAGTTAGAAAAGCGTATAGGAGAGCATCGAGCTGATGTATTTGTAGAGATTGACAATATCCCATATGTGTTAGAAATACAAAAGTCACACATTACGGAAAAAGAGTTTTTAGAAAGACACCTTTTTTATGAGCAGTATGGCTATAAAGTAAAGTGGTTTGGTATTCGTATAAAAGGAACTTCTAAGACATCCATTCGCTCGTTAACTATAAGAGAAGCGCTAATGATAGATCCATTAGCGGGTTTTACCTCTCTTGCAATAGATGTAACTAATCAAGAGCTACTTATAGATCACCATTTCACTTCTATGCAGCCTCAAAAAATGATCCATCTTTCAACAGCCTTTTCTTTAGATTCCTCACCTCGCCAATTCTTCGATAAAGCCGTTTTAGAAAAGCCTGATGCTTTATACTTTTTAGTAATTAAAAAGGAGTGGTTACGACTAGTAAGGTCTAAACGTAAATTGATTCATACTCGGTTAAATAAGCTAGAAAAAATATTGCTTCGAACGTATCAGTCTCTCCATAAAAACTTAAACTTTTTCCCGGCAATTTGTCATTTGCCAATTCTTCATCAAGCTGACCTTTTAATCCGTCCAGAACTTTGGCAGTCCTTTATCGTCATACATGTAATAAATAAAAAACCTATCGGAGCACATGTGAACGTATCTCAAGTTTCTCTGGCACTTGAATCAGTCATAAGCGCTGACTGTGTGTTACCTATCAGTGTCAGTTGGCATGACAGGCTTTTCTACTTAATAAATGAATATTTACAGGCGATTTCCTATTTTGGAGTAGTAAAAAAAGTGAACGCAAATACGTATAAAATAACCTGTCATGTGACAGTAAATAAGCCTATAGATACCCTTATTAATGATGATGATTATGTGATGTCAGCTTATCAAAAGTATTTCGAGACTAAAAATAATTGA
- the mecA gene encoding adaptor protein MecA, whose amino-acid sequence MEIERINDTTIKLYITYHDIERRGFNKEEIWFNRERGEELFFEMMNEVSDDEKFEMNGPLWVQVHALEKGLEIIVTRGQMNDGSVKLEIPLGNDQDDNVDSNIVDMLDQQFVEDDDSDLLKDHSLSVVIGFRDFEDVIELSKSFNVDVDTSFHHFENTYFIYVTLDDSYSDDEQDNLLSRMLEFGFESDMTIHRIEEYGNTIIKERALETIKKQFA is encoded by the coding sequence ATGGAAATTGAACGCATTAACGACACAACCATTAAACTATATATTACGTATCATGATATTGAGCGTCGCGGATTTAATAAAGAAGAGATCTGGTTTAATCGGGAAAGAGGAGAAGAACTTTTCTTCGAAATGATGAACGAAGTTTCAGATGACGAAAAATTTGAAATGAATGGTCCATTATGGGTGCAAGTTCATGCACTTGAAAAAGGGCTTGAGATTATCGTAACGAGAGGTCAAATGAACGACGGTAGTGTGAAATTAGAAATTCCTCTTGGGAACGATCAAGATGATAACGTAGACAGCAACATTGTAGATATGCTTGATCAGCAATTTGTGGAGGATGATGACAGCGATCTTCTTAAAGATCATTCACTAAGTGTTGTGATCGGATTCCGCGATTTTGAAGACGTTATTGAATTAAGTAAAAGCTTTAATGTAGATGTTGATACAAGTTTCCACCATTTTGAGAACACGTACTTTATTTATGTTACTCTTGATGACTCCTATTCTGACGATGAGCAGGATAACCTGCTTAGTCGTATGCTTGAGTTTGGATTCGAGTCAGATATGACAATTCACCGAATCGAAGAGTATGGAAATACAATTATTAAAGAGCGTGCTCTTGAAACGATTAAAAAACAATTTGCTTAA
- a CDS encoding YjbE family putative metal transport protein (Members of this highly hydrophobic protein family,regularly are found preceded by the yybP-ykoY manganese riboswitch (see RF00080). A metal cation transport function is proposed.), which produces MDIESWFDIIQIISIDIILGGDNAIVVALACRNLPQHLRYKAMVFGVMLAVAVRIIMTITAMHILSLPFVMGIGGLLLLIIAWKLTASESDNLDIKSAPTLTGAIQTILLADIVMGFDNVLAIAGAAKGESYLVFIGLIVSVPIIIWGSRIILLVINKYPIIIYLGAALLYYTGAGMLLQEQLIYEALLSTGLPLFYFQPLLVAVALLVTFLKSNYTYKKA; this is translated from the coding sequence TTGGATATAGAATCGTGGTTCGATATTATACAAATCATCAGTATAGATATTATTTTAGGTGGGGACAATGCGATTGTTGTTGCTTTAGCTTGTCGAAATTTGCCCCAACATTTACGTTATAAAGCAATGGTATTTGGAGTTATGCTCGCTGTAGCTGTTAGAATTATTATGACCATTACCGCTATGCATATCCTAAGCCTTCCGTTTGTGATGGGGATTGGAGGCTTGTTATTACTCATTATCGCATGGAAGCTTACTGCGAGTGAATCGGATAATCTGGATATAAAAAGCGCGCCAACCCTAACAGGAGCAATTCAAACCATTTTACTTGCAGACATTGTAATGGGATTTGATAACGTCCTTGCAATTGCGGGAGCTGCAAAAGGGGAATCTTACCTCGTTTTTATCGGTTTAATCGTCTCTGTACCCATTATTATATGGGGAAGCCGAATCATACTTCTCGTCATCAACAAATACCCAATTATCATCTATTTAGGTGCTGCACTTTTATATTATACAGGAGCTGGGATGCTATTGCAGGAACAACTCATTTATGAAGCCTTACTATCGACAGGTCTTCCTCTTTTTTACTTTCAGCCACTCCTAGTTGCGGTTGCATTGCTCGTTACATTTTTAAAAAGTAACTACACATATAAAAAAGCCTAA
- the spxA gene encoding transcriptional regulator SpxA translates to MVTLFTSPSCTSCRKAKAWLEEHEIPFKERNIFSEPLSVEEVKQVIRMTEDGTDEIISTRSKVFQELDVEVDSMPLQQLFQLISDHPGLLRRPIILDEKRIQVGYNEAEIRRFLPRKVRTFQLQEATKKLVNE, encoded by the coding sequence ATGGTCACGTTATTTACATCACCTAGCTGCACATCTTGTCGGAAAGCTAAAGCATGGTTAGAGGAGCATGAAATTCCATTTAAAGAAAGAAATATTTTCTCGGAGCCACTATCTGTAGAAGAAGTAAAGCAGGTTATTCGTATGACAGAAGACGGTACTGATGAAATCATCTCTACTAGATCCAAAGTATTCCAAGAATTGGATGTTGAAGTCGATTCTATGCCACTTCAGCAACTATTCCAGTTAATTAGTGATCATCCTGGATTGCTTAGAAGACCAATTATTCTCGACGAAAAGCGAATTCAAGTAGGCTATAACGAAGCGGAAATCCGCCGTTTCTTACCGCGTAAGGTACGTACATTCCAGCTTCAAGAAGCTACAAAAAAACTTGTTAATGAATAA
- a CDS encoding GNAT family N-acetyltransferase: MNWYEKLNQYFPIEEMKSQEHMELLLQEKKSVYKKDESDEHVMMYVEMEDFTFIDYLFVAKSARGKGLGKKLLEQLKNKQKPIILEVEPIDYEDTDTEKRQKFYKREGFTHAKSIGYRRRSLATGEVNEMEILYWSPSHESEESIYEKMCHTYEVIHTYKDKMLYGESYEDVNEAIIFTKEDKKEPTP; this comes from the coding sequence ATGAATTGGTATGAAAAACTGAATCAGTATTTTCCTATAGAAGAAATGAAATCTCAAGAGCACATGGAATTGCTGTTACAAGAGAAAAAATCTGTTTATAAAAAAGATGAGAGTGACGAGCATGTTATGATGTATGTAGAGATGGAAGATTTTACATTCATTGATTATTTGTTTGTTGCGAAGTCTGCTCGAGGGAAAGGTCTAGGAAAAAAACTCCTTGAGCAATTGAAAAATAAGCAAAAACCGATTATATTAGAAGTAGAGCCAATTGATTATGAGGACACTGATACGGAAAAGCGTCAAAAGTTTTATAAACGTGAAGGATTTACTCATGCGAAGTCAATTGGATATAGAAGGAGATCGCTCGCAACCGGTGAAGTAAATGAGATGGAGATTTTGTATTGGTCTCCGTCACATGAGTCTGAAGAGAGCATCTACGAAAAAATGTGTCACACGTATGAAGTGATTCATACGTATAAAGATAAAATGCTTTATGGGGAATCCTATGAAGATGTGAATGAAGCAATTATATTCACAAAGGAAGACAAAAAAGAGCCGACTCCTTGA
- a CDS encoding putative glycoside hydrolase produces MYKYLAGASVAALLAFAQPVAADETNNGEVREAGLHTHKEVSLGERAWPDSIARYTFDSGFTFEYPDAVRGIFVTGHSAGGARFERLLELTDNTALNAMVIDVKDDFGYLTFHPEEGSRFADISHNMISDPEEMMRTLEEHEVYPIARVVVFKDSVLAEARPDLSFTENGEVWKNRRGEAFVNPFLEEVWEYNVEIAKMAAEMGFEEIQFDYVRFPEGFERRDEDLGYDSGNYTDRPGDNVSRRVDAVTEFVAYAREELAPYDVDVSVDIFGYAATISEAPGIGQNFSMISENVDVISSMIYPSHWTPYFGLDKPDLYPYELVDEYSKVENEVLGALDESPTSRPWLQDFTASYLGSGNYLNYGKAEVEAQIQALYDNGIYEFLLWNAGNTYTENVDYMLDLDPSVLESND; encoded by the coding sequence ATGTACAAGTATTTAGCGGGAGCAAGCGTAGCTGCATTGCTTGCTTTTGCACAACCAGTAGCGGCGGACGAAACGAACAACGGTGAGGTAAGGGAAGCAGGACTACATACGCATAAAGAAGTGTCGCTCGGAGAGAGAGCTTGGCCTGATTCAATCGCTCGGTACACATTTGATTCAGGATTTACATTTGAATATCCAGATGCGGTAAGAGGCATTTTTGTTACTGGACACTCTGCTGGAGGAGCGAGATTTGAGCGATTATTAGAGCTTACAGATAATACTGCTTTAAATGCCATGGTTATCGATGTGAAGGATGACTTTGGCTACTTAACATTTCACCCTGAAGAGGGATCGCGTTTTGCTGACATTTCTCATAATATGATAAGTGATCCAGAAGAAATGATGCGTACACTTGAAGAGCACGAAGTGTACCCCATTGCTCGTGTTGTTGTATTTAAAGATTCTGTACTAGCGGAAGCTAGACCAGACCTATCCTTTACTGAAAATGGAGAGGTATGGAAGAATCGTCGTGGAGAAGCGTTTGTGAATCCCTTCCTAGAAGAAGTATGGGAATATAACGTAGAAATTGCTAAAATGGCTGCGGAAATGGGCTTTGAAGAAATACAGTTCGACTACGTGCGTTTTCCAGAAGGGTTTGAACGACGCGACGAAGATTTAGGATACGATAGTGGTAACTATACTGATCGTCCGGGAGATAATGTGTCTCGTCGTGTAGATGCAGTTACAGAGTTTGTAGCATACGCGAGAGAAGAGCTTGCACCTTATGATGTAGATGTGTCCGTTGATATCTTCGGGTACGCAGCGACGATTTCAGAAGCGCCAGGAATTGGACAAAACTTCTCAATGATCTCTGAGAATGTAGATGTAATCTCATCCATGATTTATCCAAGTCACTGGACTCCTTATTTCGGTCTAGACAAGCCTGACTTATACCCATATGAACTTGTTGATGAGTATTCGAAGGTAGAAAACGAGGTATTAGGTGCGCTAGATGAATCTCCTACATCAAGACCGTGGCTACAGGACTTTACAGCATCATACCTTGGGTCAGGTAACTACTTGAACTACGGAAAAGCGGAAGTAGAGGCGCAAATTCAAGCGTTATATGATAATGGTATCTATGAGTTTCTGCTTTGGAATGCTGGTAATACTTACACAGAGAACGTGGACTATATGTTAGATCTCGATCCGTCCGTGCTTGAATCAAACGACTAA
- a CDS encoding HD domain-containing protein, which yields MNVTLTSILSHPIAQKYVKRAGLAHAVACAYHAFEIALERNVDPELACKAAFLHDIGHYTWYKNGKWDYSLYKENDIHAIKGAERAHKLLIRLGEDPVIAKEIALAVLLHTDSYIPGQLITRTPLQDVVARADEVDEEPGGNHHYRMISDERAHKMLAKLDERILLFHKKSEKQLS from the coding sequence ATGAACGTGACGTTAACATCTATTTTAAGTCATCCAATTGCACAAAAATACGTCAAACGTGCTGGGCTAGCTCACGCTGTAGCATGTGCGTATCATGCTTTTGAGATCGCTCTTGAGCGCAATGTTGACCCAGAACTTGCTTGTAAAGCAGCCTTTTTACATGATATCGGCCATTACACTTGGTATAAAAACGGTAAATGGGACTACTCTCTTTATAAAGAAAACGATATTCATGCGATTAAAGGAGCGGAGCGAGCTCATAAGTTATTAATTCGATTAGGTGAAGACCCTGTAATAGCTAAGGAAATTGCGTTAGCAGTATTACTTCATACAGATTCTTATATACCAGGACAACTAATTACTCGAACGCCACTTCAAGACGTCGTGGCACGTGCTGATGAAGTAGACGAAGAGCCAGGCGGAAATCATCACTATCGAATGATTTCAGATGAGCGTGCACATAAAATGCTGGCGAAGCTTGATGAGAGAATTCTCTTATTTCATAAAAAAAGCGAAAAACAGCTGAGCTAG
- a CDS encoding sodium:calcium antiporter, with protein sequence MYYILFILAAIITVITAIKLSTYADVLSEKTSLGGMLVGTLLLAGATSLPEVTTSITAVLVGNPDIAVSNVFGSNLFNILILALVDTIFRKKMMLKDADSSNIFTGYLSLLLTALMLIAVLFPSGLTLFAIGIEMYLLVIFYSGGLYYLSKKSTQPVLEAVATEERTHLTSISLKEAKIGFAIAAAVIFFAGSFLSIAGDQIAASSGISSSFVGTFLIAGATSLPELVTVFVAVRLASYNLAIGNILGSNLFNLLILLLIDGTFRADAVLASVHPVTLVSISAVIVLNILMIVSMIRAKQMRTSPLYVLPSIIVIITYFIASYVIFAFS encoded by the coding sequence ATGTACTATATTTTGTTTATATTAGCAGCTATTATTACTGTCATTACAGCCATCAAATTATCCACTTATGCAGATGTATTGAGCGAAAAAACGTCACTAGGTGGTATGCTCGTTGGTACACTTCTGTTAGCCGGAGCAACCTCTCTACCTGAAGTAACAACAAGTATTACAGCTGTCTTGGTAGGCAACCCAGATATAGCTGTCAGTAATGTTTTTGGTTCAAACTTATTTAACATTCTCATATTAGCTTTAGTCGATACCATTTTCCGTAAAAAAATGATGCTTAAAGATGCTGATTCTAGTAATATTTTTACAGGTTATTTAAGTTTACTCCTAACAGCGTTGATGCTTATTGCTGTTCTGTTTCCTTCAGGACTCACTCTTTTTGCAATTGGGATCGAAATGTATCTACTTGTTATTTTTTATAGTGGCGGCTTGTATTATTTATCAAAAAAATCCACGCAACCTGTATTAGAAGCAGTAGCAACTGAGGAAAGAACTCATTTAACTTCTATCTCACTTAAAGAGGCGAAGATTGGTTTTGCTATTGCAGCAGCAGTCATTTTTTTCGCAGGATCATTCTTATCCATTGCGGGTGATCAAATTGCAGCTTCATCCGGAATAAGCTCCAGTTTTGTGGGGACATTTTTAATCGCTGGAGCTACATCTTTGCCAGAGCTTGTGACGGTTTTTGTTGCCGTAAGACTTGCAAGTTACAACTTGGCAATCGGTAATATTCTTGGATCTAACTTATTTAACCTACTCATTTTACTTTTAATCGATGGTACATTCCGAGCAGATGCTGTACTAGCCTCTGTTCATCCAGTTACCCTGGTGTCCATAAGCGCGGTTATTGTATTAAACATACTTATGATTGTATCCATGATTAGAGCGAAACAGATGCGCACCTCACCATTATATGTTCTACCATCTATTATTGTTATCATCACGTATTTCATTGCAAGCTACGTCATTTTCGCCTTTAGCTAA
- a CDS encoding TlpA family protein disulfide reductase, with protein sequence MKKRVFVIALLLTIAFVLHTYTWQEPLVPVSTGSGNSLPDTTLMTVNGEAIHIHEESFVFFFTTWCEYCHEQWQEVLKAEEELEDFRFTAINVSSAEYSKEDIGVFIDSLQDTNGHIVIDSNQEAEQLFAVKGVPTSFLINDQTVIRRDGLVTAEELRSFLRQ encoded by the coding sequence ATGAAGAAACGGGTATTTGTAATTGCTTTACTACTGACAATTGCTTTTGTTCTGCATACATATACATGGCAGGAGCCATTGGTTCCAGTATCGACAGGGAGCGGTAATAGTTTACCTGATACAACTCTTATGACAGTAAACGGAGAAGCTATACATATTCATGAAGAATCATTTGTTTTTTTCTTCACAACTTGGTGCGAGTATTGTCATGAACAGTGGCAAGAGGTATTAAAGGCTGAAGAGGAGTTGGAGGATTTTCGATTTACTGCTATCAATGTATCGAGTGCAGAGTATAGCAAAGAGGATATAGGGGTCTTTATAGACTCCCTTCAAGATACGAATGGTCATATAGTAATCGATTCAAACCAGGAGGCGGAACAGTTATTTGCTGTAAAAGGGGTGCCCACCTCGTTCTTGATTAATGACCAAACGGTTATTCGAAGAGATGGGCTTGTGACAGCAGAAGAGTTACGCTCCTTTTTAAGGCAGTAA
- a CDS encoding Lrp/AsnC family transcriptional regulator produces MKLDATDRAILTLLTENGRMSYVDIAKKLELSRVAIRTRINQLTEAGVIEKFSVIINSDKVGKSVSAFFEVDCEPTSLVHVAETLVENEKVASCYQMTGPSTLHMHVLVEDFIELERFINEELYSLDGITRVESHILLRRFKSRSGLKL; encoded by the coding sequence ATGAAATTAGATGCAACTGACCGAGCCATTTTAACCCTATTAACAGAAAACGGAAGAATGTCTTATGTTGATATTGCGAAAAAGCTTGAGCTATCCCGCGTAGCTATTCGCACAAGGATTAACCAACTTACAGAAGCTGGCGTAATAGAAAAATTTAGCGTGATTATAAACTCTGATAAAGTCGGAAAGTCCGTCTCTGCTTTTTTTGAGGTAGACTGCGAGCCCACTTCCCTTGTCCATGTGGCTGAGACATTAGTCGAAAATGAAAAAGTAGCTAGTTGCTATCAGATGACAGGACCAAGCACTTTACACATGCATGTTTTAGTAGAAGACTTTATTGAGCTAGAGCGCTTTATTAACGAAGAACTCTATTCACTCGATGGGATTACGCGAGTAGAAAGCCACATATTGTTACGAAGATTTAAAAGCCGCAGCGGATTAAAATTATAA